A DNA window from Gillisia sp. Hel1_33_143 contains the following coding sequences:
- the hisH gene encoding imidazole glycerol phosphate synthase subunit HisH has protein sequence MNQDQKIVIIDYGAGNIQSIKFAIQRLGLEANLSSDIAEINAADKVIFPGVGEASSAMKMLRSTGLDLEIPNLKQPVLGICLGMQLMCNTSEEGNTKGLGIFDAEVIKFSNQLKVPQIGWNTIFNLESELFKNVKVNEFVYLVHSYYVAECAQTIASTTYGIEYTTAIKKNNFYGVQFHPEKSSDAGEQILKNFLDL, from the coding sequence ATGAATCAAGATCAAAAGATCGTTATTATAGATTATGGTGCTGGAAATATTCAGAGTATAAAATTTGCAATTCAGAGATTAGGTCTGGAAGCTAATCTATCTAGTGATATAGCTGAAATTAATGCTGCAGACAAAGTGATTTTTCCGGGAGTAGGCGAGGCGAGCAGTGCAATGAAAATGTTAAGATCTACCGGTTTAGATCTAGAAATTCCCAATTTAAAGCAACCTGTACTTGGAATTTGTTTAGGAATGCAATTAATGTGTAATACTTCAGAAGAAGGAAATACAAAAGGTTTAGGCATCTTTGATGCAGAAGTTATCAAGTTCTCAAATCAGCTAAAAGTTCCTCAAATAGGCTGGAACACAATATTTAATCTTGAATCGGAGCTTTTTAAAAATGTTAAGGTAAATGAATTTGTGTATCTAGTACATAGTTATTACGTGGCAGAATGCGCTCAAACTATTGCTAGTACTACCTATGGTATTGAATATACCACAGCAATTAAGAAAAATAATTTTTATGGGGTTCAATTTCACCCAGAAAAGAGTAGCGATGCAGGAGAACAAATTTTAAAGAATTTCTTAGACCTATAA
- a CDS encoding prohibitin family protein — MNNFPKIGIPALIILVILIIIVAKSTVTIDSGQAGVLYRTFDDGVVTDEPPLSEGFNIIAPWNRVFIYEVRQQSLDEEMQVLSSNGLEIRLDASIWFQPTYNKLGALHQEKGEDYVKRVLQPAVRSATRAVVGRYIPEQLYASKREAIQKEIFDETQILLKDQYVQVNEVLVRDVSLPQNIKEAIERKLRQEQESLEYEYRLTKAQQEAERQRIDAEGKAKANRILSESLNDQILREKGIQATVELSKSPNAKVIVIGSGDSGLPIILGNN, encoded by the coding sequence ATGAATAATTTTCCAAAAATTGGAATACCTGCGCTTATCATTTTAGTAATTCTAATCATAATAGTTGCTAAATCTACTGTAACAATAGATTCCGGTCAGGCTGGGGTTCTTTATAGAACTTTTGATGATGGTGTTGTTACAGATGAACCTCCATTAAGTGAAGGTTTTAATATTATTGCACCCTGGAATAGAGTTTTTATATATGAAGTAAGACAACAATCTTTAGATGAAGAAATGCAAGTGCTTTCTTCAAACGGTTTAGAGATTAGACTTGATGCATCTATATGGTTTCAGCCAACTTATAATAAATTAGGTGCTTTGCATCAAGAAAAAGGAGAAGACTATGTAAAAAGAGTATTACAACCTGCGGTAAGATCTGCAACTAGAGCAGTAGTAGGAAGGTATATACCAGAGCAACTTTACGCAAGTAAGAGAGAAGCGATTCAAAAAGAGATCTTCGATGAAACTCAAATTTTGTTGAAAGATCAATACGTTCAGGTAAATGAAGTTCTAGTTAGAGATGTTTCTCTTCCTCAAAATATTAAAGAGGCGATTGAACGTAAATTAAGACAAGAACAGGAATCCTTAGAGTATGAATATAGATTAACCAAAGCTCAACAAGAAGCAGAAAGACAACGTATTGATGCTGAGGGTAAAGCCAAAGCCAACCGAATTTTGAGTGAGTCTTTAAATGACCAGATTCTTAGAGAAAAAGGGATACAGGCCACGGTGGAATTATCTAAATCTCCAAATGCTAAAGTGATAGTTATTGGATCTGGTGATAGCGGATTACCAATAATTCTTGGTAATAATTAA
- the fabG gene encoding 3-oxoacyl-[acyl-carrier-protein] reductase: MKLLEGKNAIITGGSRGIGKGIAEVFAKHGANVAFTYASSVSAANELEKELTALGVKAKGYQSNAANFEEAQELIKNVAADFGQIDILINNAGITKDNLLMRMSEEDFDQVIDVNLKSVFNMTKAVQRTMLKQRSGSIINMSSVVGVKGNAGQSNYAASKAGIIGFSKSMALELGSRNIRTNVIAPGFIETEMTDKLDEKTVQGWRDSIPLKRGGSPEDIANACVFLGSDLSNYITGQVLQVNGGMLT; this comes from the coding sequence ATGAAATTATTAGAAGGGAAAAACGCCATAATTACCGGAGGAAGCCGAGGAATTGGAAAAGGAATTGCTGAAGTATTCGCTAAACATGGAGCTAACGTAGCTTTTACGTATGCATCTTCTGTAAGTGCGGCTAATGAATTGGAAAAAGAATTAACCGCTCTTGGAGTAAAAGCTAAAGGTTATCAATCTAATGCAGCCAATTTTGAAGAAGCGCAAGAGTTAATAAAAAATGTAGCTGCAGATTTTGGGCAGATAGATATTTTGATAAATAATGCTGGAATTACAAAAGACAATCTTCTGATGAGAATGTCTGAGGAAGATTTTGATCAGGTTATAGATGTGAACCTGAAGTCAGTTTTTAATATGACTAAAGCAGTTCAACGTACCATGCTTAAGCAACGTAGTGGAAGTATTATTAACATGAGTTCTGTAGTTGGAGTTAAAGGAAATGCTGGACAGTCTAATTATGCGGCCTCAAAAGCAGGAATTATAGGATTTTCAAAATCTATGGCGTTAGAATTAGGTTCTAGAAATATAAGAACTAATGTAATTGCACCTGGTTTTATTGAAACAGAGATGACAGATAAGTTGGATGAAAAGACGGTGCAAGGCTGGAGAGATTCTATTCCATTAAAAAGAGGAGGAAGCCCGGAAGATATTGCAAATGCATGTGTCTTTCTTGGAAGCGATCTCAGCAATTATATAACAGGGCAGGTTTTACAGGTTAACGGAGGAATGTTAACTTAG
- a CDS encoding vWA domain-containing protein, whose translation MDEQFEIVKPRLDVLVDNSISIAHLKQVEIVSSFYNKIIRDKEISEKFELRSFSFGESLNLIIKDSLRFQEHQTNINKALLEVNKTTNQSNSAIVLITDGNQTVGEDYSYFKAEANTSVYPIIVGDTTSSPDLFISNLNVNKYTFLNNEFPVELIINYSGENSMTTTLTVTSEEKVLKSKIIQFNKGESSKVISLNMNAKSIGTHIYKVSLEPISEDKNFNNNIQNFAVEVIDERTSILIVSSVLHPDLGMLKRSIESNPQRKVKISSIEDLDKSQLSEYELVILYQPNNLFKQFFEEIEEKKINNLLITGIQTDWGFLNSLDIFISKAFSNQNQDYQSIYNNSYSQFQFDDIDFNSFPPLEDKFGRLNFKNRNYQTLLFKAIDGIEIQEPLLFTFLSDNQKHGILLGENIWKWRTQSLVKSGDFKAFDTFFGKFVQYLSSTSNKKRLDIEVASSYKQNEDIQFSALYFDKNFQFDAGGELNLKLINNSGEILESAMVLRGNEYVFNASQLPPGAYSLYLNELQSGLSLEKSFTIIEYNVEEQFTSADINRLKKLAHDNLGVAYTTDHYETWKHQLLKEKRFVSVQKSRINIVSLINWKILLTILILSLGIEWFTRKYIGLI comes from the coding sequence GTGGACGAGCAATTTGAAATCGTAAAGCCTAGATTAGATGTATTGGTAGATAATTCTATATCTATAGCGCATCTTAAACAAGTAGAAATAGTTTCCTCATTTTATAATAAGATCATAAGAGATAAAGAAATCAGTGAAAAATTTGAATTGAGATCTTTTAGCTTTGGAGAATCTTTAAATTTAATTATCAAGGATTCTTTGCGCTTCCAAGAACATCAGACGAATATTAATAAAGCATTATTAGAGGTAAATAAAACTACTAACCAGAGTAATTCTGCCATAGTATTAATTACAGATGGCAATCAAACAGTAGGAGAAGATTACAGTTATTTTAAAGCAGAAGCTAACACTTCCGTTTATCCTATTATTGTTGGAGATACTACCTCCAGCCCAGATCTATTTATTTCGAATTTAAATGTAAATAAGTACACGTTTTTGAACAATGAGTTTCCGGTTGAACTAATTATAAATTATTCCGGGGAGAATTCAATGACTACAACTCTTACTGTAACTTCTGAAGAGAAGGTTTTAAAAAGCAAAATAATACAATTTAATAAAGGAGAATCTTCTAAGGTGATATCTTTAAATATGAACGCTAAGAGTATTGGTACTCATATTTATAAAGTTAGTTTAGAACCTATATCAGAAGATAAGAACTTCAACAATAACATTCAAAATTTTGCAGTGGAGGTAATAGATGAACGTACTTCTATACTTATAGTAAGCTCGGTACTACACCCAGATCTTGGAATGTTAAAAAGATCTATTGAAAGTAATCCACAGAGAAAAGTCAAAATTAGTTCTATTGAAGATTTAGATAAATCTCAATTATCTGAATATGAACTAGTTATATTATACCAGCCAAACAATTTATTTAAGCAGTTCTTTGAGGAAATTGAGGAAAAGAAAATTAATAATCTGTTAATTACCGGAATTCAGACTGACTGGGGTTTCTTAAATTCTCTGGATATTTTTATCAGCAAAGCTTTCTCTAATCAAAATCAGGATTACCAATCAATTTATAATAATAGCTATTCACAATTTCAATTTGATGATATTGATTTTAATTCTTTTCCGCCATTAGAAGATAAATTTGGAAGACTTAATTTCAAAAATAGGAACTATCAAACTTTATTGTTTAAGGCAATAGATGGAATAGAAATTCAAGAACCTTTATTATTTACATTTCTCAGTGATAATCAGAAACATGGAATTTTATTAGGAGAGAATATATGGAAATGGAGAACTCAATCTTTGGTAAAATCTGGAGATTTTAAAGCTTTTGATACTTTTTTCGGAAAATTTGTTCAATATCTATCTTCTACCTCCAATAAGAAAAGACTAGATATTGAGGTAGCGTCATCTTATAAGCAGAATGAAGATATTCAATTTTCTGCTCTTTATTTTGATAAGAATTTTCAATTTGATGCAGGGGGAGAACTTAATTTAAAATTAATAAATAACTCTGGTGAGATCTTAGAATCTGCTATGGTCTTGCGCGGGAATGAATACGTTTTTAATGCTTCACAATTACCTCCTGGAGCATATTCGCTCTACTTAAATGAACTGCAATCTGGGTTAAGTTTAGAGAAATCCTTCACTATCATTGAATATAATGTAGAAGAACAATTTACTAGTGCAGATATTAATAGACTTAAAAAATTGGCTCACGATAATCTTGGTGTTGCTTATACAACTGATCACTATGAAACTTGGAAACATCAGCTTTTAAAGGAGAAACGCTTCGTAAGCGTGCAGAAAAGCCGTATAAATATTGTATCTTTAATCAATTGGAAAATTCTCTTAACTATACTTATTTTAAGTCTTGGAATTGAGTGGTTTACCAGAAAATATATCGGATTAATTTAA
- the hisG gene encoding ATP phosphoribosyltransferase — MSKEKLRIAIQKSGRLNEDSLKILKEAGISIDNGKEQLKASAQNFPLEVMYLRNGDIPQYLRDGVVDIAILGENVLIEKGDDILRGDKLGFSKCRVSLAVPKSMKYQDIQDLNGKKIATSYPNTVKNFLAEKGISAELHIINGSVEIAPNIGLADAICDIVSSGSTLFKNNLKEVEVMLKSEAVLAISPKISAERKAILSKLEFRLRSVLNARTSKYILLNAPNNKIDNILKLLPGMRSPTILPLVEEGWSSIHTVIKEERFWEVIDELKENGAEGILVAPIEKMVI, encoded by the coding sequence ATGAGTAAAGAAAAATTAAGAATAGCAATTCAAAAATCAGGTCGACTTAATGAAGATTCTTTAAAGATCTTAAAAGAGGCAGGAATATCTATAGATAATGGTAAAGAGCAACTTAAAGCATCTGCTCAAAATTTCCCTTTAGAAGTTATGTATTTAAGAAACGGAGATATTCCACAATATCTTAGAGATGGAGTAGTAGATATAGCTATTCTAGGAGAAAATGTACTAATAGAAAAGGGTGATGACATTCTAAGAGGAGATAAACTAGGATTTTCAAAATGTCGTGTTTCTTTGGCGGTACCAAAATCAATGAAATATCAGGATATCCAAGATCTAAATGGAAAAAAGATAGCTACTTCTTACCCAAATACCGTTAAGAATTTCTTAGCAGAAAAAGGTATAAGTGCAGAATTGCATATTATTAACGGTTCTGTAGAAATAGCACCAAATATAGGTTTGGCAGATGCTATTTGCGATATTGTGTCTAGCGGAAGCACACTTTTTAAGAATAATCTGAAAGAAGTGGAAGTGATGTTAAAGAGTGAAGCGGTACTAGCAATATCTCCTAAAATTTCTGCAGAGCGCAAAGCGATTCTTAGCAAATTAGAATTCAGATTAAGATCTGTTTTGAATGCAAGAACGTCTAAGTATATTTTATTAAATGCTCCTAATAATAAGATTGATAACATTTTAAAATTACTTCCCGGAATGAGAAGTCCTACAATTTTACCATTGGTTGAAGAAGGATGGAGTTCAATACACACCGTAATTAAAGAAGAACGTTTTTGGGAGGTGATAGATGAGTTAAAAGAGAATGGTGCTGAAGGAATTTTGGTTGCTCCAATCGAAAAAATGGTAATATAA
- the hisB gene encoding bifunctional histidinol-phosphatase/imidazoleglycerol-phosphate dehydratase HisB — translation MKKVLFIDRDGTLILEPDDYQVDSIEKLEFYPQALYYLSKIAKELDYELVMVTNQDGLGTEVYPETSFWPIQNFVIKTFENEGVSFKEILMDRTFAKDNSPTRKPRTGLLEVKYLGNKDYDLENSFMIGDRMTDMEFSYNFKGKGIFIDSHADLATNELENDTSKIEDTIALRSTSWKEIYEFLKLKDRSAEITRKTNETDIHIKLNLDGTGKSKISTGIAFFDHMLDQIARHGNMDLEVAVKGDLEVDEHHTIEDTAIALGEVFAQALGNKLGIERYGFCLPMDDCLAQVAIDFGGRNWLVWETEFKREMIGKMPTEMFYHFFKSFTDGAKANLNIKAEGSNEHHKIEAIFKAFAKAIKVAVKRDANKMILPSTKGML, via the coding sequence ATGAAAAAAGTGTTATTTATAGATCGTGATGGAACCTTGATCTTGGAGCCAGACGATTATCAAGTTGACTCCATCGAAAAATTAGAGTTTTATCCACAAGCTCTATATTATCTTTCCAAAATTGCAAAAGAGCTAGATTATGAGCTGGTTATGGTAACCAATCAGGACGGCCTTGGTACAGAAGTATATCCAGAAACTAGTTTTTGGCCTATTCAAAATTTTGTAATAAAAACCTTTGAGAATGAAGGTGTCAGTTTCAAAGAGATTTTAATGGATAGAACTTTTGCAAAAGATAATTCTCCAACTCGAAAACCTCGAACAGGATTGTTAGAAGTTAAATATCTTGGCAATAAAGATTATGATCTTGAAAATTCATTTATGATTGGTGATAGGATGACGGATATGGAGTTCTCTTATAATTTTAAAGGGAAGGGAATTTTTATAGATTCTCATGCAGATCTGGCTACCAACGAATTGGAAAATGATACTTCAAAAATAGAAGACACTATCGCTTTAAGAAGTACTAGCTGGAAAGAGATCTATGAATTCTTGAAATTGAAAGATAGATCTGCAGAGATCACTAGAAAGACCAATGAAACAGATATCCATATCAAACTTAATCTTGATGGAACTGGGAAAAGTAAGATTTCGACGGGTATTGCTTTTTTTGATCATATGTTAGATCAAATAGCGCGTCATGGTAATATGGATCTTGAGGTAGCTGTAAAAGGAGATTTAGAAGTAGATGAACATCATACTATTGAAGATACCGCTATTGCATTAGGAGAAGTATTTGCGCAGGCTTTAGGAAACAAGCTGGGTATAGAGCGATACGGATTTTGCTTACCAATGGATGATTGCCTGGCTCAGGTAGCAATAGATTTTGGTGGTAGAAACTGGTTGGTTTGGGAAACCGAATTTAAGAGAGAGATGATAGGTAAGATGCCAACAGAAATGTTCTATCATTTCTTTAAATCTTTTACAGATGGTGCAAAGGCAAATTTAAATATCAAAGCTGAAGGATCTAATGAACATCACAAGATCGAAGCAATTTTTAAAGCTTTTGCTAAAGCCATTAAGGTAGCTGTTAAAAGAGATGCAAATAAAATGATTCTTCCTTCTACCAAGGGAATGTTATAA
- the hisF gene encoding imidazole glycerol phosphate synthase subunit HisF, protein MLTKRIIPCLDIKNGRTVKGVNFVDLRDAGDPVELAKIYAKAGADELVFLDISATEERRKTLADLVFNVAKEVNIPFTVGGGISSIEDVDILLQNGADKVSINSSAVKNPDLINELAQKFGSQCITVAIDAKMIDDKWIVHLVGGKVPTELDLFEWAREVEKRGAGEILFTSMNNDGTKNGFANEALAKLSEELNIPIIASGGAGNIQHFSDAFTIGKADAALAASVFHFKEIEIVDLKEELRKNGIAVRLKC, encoded by the coding sequence ATGCTTACAAAACGAATAATTCCTTGTTTGGATATAAAGAATGGTAGAACCGTTAAGGGGGTGAATTTTGTAGATCTTAGAGATGCAGGAGATCCTGTAGAGTTAGCTAAGATTTATGCAAAAGCTGGGGCAGATGAGCTAGTATTTTTAGATATATCTGCTACAGAAGAGAGACGTAAAACCTTGGCAGACCTTGTTTTTAACGTGGCAAAAGAAGTAAATATTCCGTTTACCGTTGGCGGCGGAATTTCTTCTATTGAAGATGTAGATATTCTATTACAAAACGGAGCAGATAAGGTTTCTATAAACTCCTCCGCCGTGAAGAATCCAGATCTTATAAATGAGCTAGCTCAAAAATTTGGAAGTCAATGTATTACCGTAGCAATAGATGCTAAAATGATTGATGATAAATGGATAGTGCATTTGGTGGGAGGTAAGGTACCTACAGAGCTAGATCTGTTTGAATGGGCTAGGGAAGTTGAAAAGCGAGGAGCAGGAGAAATCTTGTTCACCTCTATGAATAACGATGGTACTAAAAATGGGTTTGCTAATGAAGCTTTAGCAAAATTATCTGAAGAACTGAATATTCCAATTATAGCTTCAGGCGGTGCTGGAAATATACAGCACTTTTCTGATGCTTTTACCATTGGAAAAGCAGACGCAGCTTTAGCAGCTAGCGTATTTCATTTTAAAGAAATTGAAATAGTGGATCTAAAAGAAGAACTTAGAAAAAACGGAATTGCTGTTAGACTCAAGTGTTAA
- the hisD gene encoding histidinol dehydrogenase, with protein sequence MEKIYNSTKSDWADILKRPTQTVADIEATVTDIFAEVRSKGDEAIKKYTNLFDGIQIEDLKVTLSEINNAEKEITDELKQAILLAKSNIEKFHKAQTTGKIEVETSNGVKCWQEKRPIQKVGLYIPGGSAPLFSTILMLSIPAKLAGCKEIVLCTPPDKQGNINPAILYAAKLCGVTEIFKIGGIQAIAALTFGTDSVPGVYKIFGPGNQFVTVAKQIATKYNVAIDMPAGPSELLVVADKLSNPAYVASDLLSQAEHGADSQVILVSTSRELIDKVEIEIEQQLEQLPRKDIASKAIANSKLIYVTSNEEALELINEYGPEHFIINTQEEDFFIDGVENAGSIFIGKYTPESAGDYASGTNHTLPTNGYAKQYSGVNLDSFMKSMTFQKIDETGIKNIGKAIEIMAEAEGLQAHKNAVTLRLNDLK encoded by the coding sequence ATGGAAAAGATTTATAACTCAACGAAATCAGATTGGGCAGATATTTTAAAAAGACCTACCCAAACCGTTGCAGATATTGAAGCTACGGTTACTGATATTTTTGCAGAAGTTAGAAGTAAGGGAGATGAGGCAATAAAGAAATACACGAATCTCTTTGATGGAATTCAGATAGAAGATCTAAAAGTAACTTTAAGTGAAATAAACAACGCAGAAAAGGAAATTACTGATGAGCTGAAACAAGCAATCTTACTTGCAAAAAGTAATATTGAAAAGTTTCACAAAGCACAAACAACAGGAAAGATAGAGGTCGAGACTTCTAATGGAGTAAAATGTTGGCAGGAAAAAAGACCTATTCAAAAGGTAGGTTTATATATTCCTGGAGGTAGCGCTCCGTTATTCTCAACTATTCTTATGTTGTCTATTCCAGCAAAACTTGCCGGCTGTAAAGAAATAGTGCTGTGCACACCACCAGATAAACAGGGAAATATAAATCCGGCCATACTTTATGCGGCAAAACTATGTGGTGTAACCGAAATCTTTAAGATAGGAGGAATTCAAGCCATTGCTGCATTAACTTTTGGAACAGATTCGGTTCCTGGAGTTTATAAAATTTTTGGACCAGGAAATCAGTTTGTAACCGTTGCTAAACAAATAGCTACGAAATACAATGTAGCTATAGATATGCCAGCAGGGCCATCTGAACTTTTAGTAGTAGCAGATAAGTTATCTAATCCGGCATATGTAGCTTCAGATCTTCTGAGTCAGGCAGAGCACGGAGCAGATAGTCAGGTAATTTTAGTGTCTACTTCTCGAGAGCTAATAGATAAGGTGGAGATTGAAATAGAACAGCAGTTAGAACAATTGCCACGAAAGGATATTGCGAGCAAAGCTATTGCAAACTCTAAATTGATATATGTAACTAGTAATGAAGAGGCTTTGGAGCTAATTAATGAATACGGTCCGGAACACTTTATAATCAATACCCAAGAAGAGGATTTTTTTATAGATGGTGTGGAAAATGCCGGTTCTATTTTTATTGGAAAATATACTCCAGAAAGCGCAGGAGATTATGCTAGTGGAACCAATCATACCTTACCTACCAACGGATATGCAAAGCAGTATAGCGGAGTTAACTTGGATAGTTTTATGAAAAGTATGACCTTTCAGAAAATTGATGAAACGGGTATTAAAAATATTGGTAAGGCAATAGAGATTATGGCAGAAGCAGAAGGTTTGCAAGCGCACAAAAATGCCGTTACTTTAAGGTTAAACGATTTAAAATAA
- the hisC gene encoding histidinol-phosphate transaminase, translating into MQQFNLNNLVRENVAKLNPYSSARDEFKDTGSEMVFLDANENPFQTDVNRYPDPQQRDLKAAIGNLKGINTSKILLGNGSDEVLDLLYRAFCEPKMDNVISLPPTYGMYSVLANINNIENREVLLNDSFQPNVDEILNSVDKNTKIIFLCSPNNPTGNSFSKDKVERILTDFSGLVVIDEAYIDFADQESWLLALENYPNLIITQTLSKAYGLAGIRLGICYASSEIITILNRIKPPYNVNELTQKRALERVLSKEEVKLEISSLIDQRAVLIKELLQVKFINEIYPTDANFVLVKVDNATQRYNELINKGIVIRNRTTQPLCNNTLRFTIGKREENKKLIDALKELD; encoded by the coding sequence ATGCAGCAATTCAATTTAAATAATTTGGTTCGTGAGAACGTGGCAAAATTAAATCCTTATTCTTCTGCTAGAGATGAATTTAAGGATACAGGATCTGAAATGGTCTTTTTGGATGCTAATGAAAATCCATTTCAAACCGATGTTAATAGATATCCAGATCCACAACAAAGAGATCTTAAAGCGGCAATAGGTAATTTAAAAGGTATAAATACTTCAAAAATATTACTAGGAAATGGAAGTGACGAAGTTTTAGATCTGTTGTATAGAGCTTTCTGTGAGCCTAAAATGGATAATGTAATTAGTCTTCCTCCAACATATGGTATGTATTCGGTGCTTGCCAATATTAATAATATTGAAAATAGAGAAGTTCTACTTAATGATAGTTTTCAGCCAAATGTAGATGAGATATTAAATTCTGTAGATAAAAATACGAAGATCATTTTTTTATGCTCTCCAAATAACCCAACGGGAAATTCTTTTTCTAAGGATAAAGTAGAAAGAATTTTAACTGATTTTTCTGGACTTGTTGTAATAGATGAAGCTTATATAGATTTCGCAGACCAAGAAAGTTGGTTATTAGCATTGGAGAATTATCCAAATTTGATCATTACCCAAACCTTGTCTAAAGCCTATGGTTTAGCAGGAATAAGATTGGGAATATGTTACGCATCTTCAGAAATTATTACAATTTTAAATAGAATAAAACCACCTTATAATGTAAATGAACTCACTCAGAAAAGAGCGTTAGAGAGAGTTTTGAGCAAAGAAGAAGTAAAATTAGAAATATCCTCATTAATAGACCAGAGAGCAGTATTAATTAAAGAATTACTTCAGGTGAAATTTATCAATGAGATCTATCCTACAGACGCTAATTTTGTTTTGGTAAAGGTAGACAATGCTACGCAACGATATAATGAGTTAATCAATAAAGGCATAGTTATTAGAAATAGAACTACACAGCCACTTTGTAATAATACTCTAAGGTTCACTATTGGTAAGCGCGAAGAAAATAAGAAGCTAATCGATGCTCTTAAAGAGTTAGATTAG
- the hisA gene encoding 1-(5-phosphoribosyl)-5-[(5-phosphoribosylamino)methylideneamino]imidazole-4-carboxamide isomerase, producing the protein MRIIPAIDIIDGKCVRLSKGDYNTKKIYNENPLEVAKQFESYGIKHLHLVDLDGAKSKHIVNYKILEKIASKTKLSIDFGGGLKSDKDLQIAFECGAKQVTGGSIAVKDPDTFISWLNLYGSDKIILGADANDEKVVISGWTEESTEELIPFIRRFQKLGVKNVICTDISKDGMLQGPSFELYKKILAQTNGIEMGISSPELEGSNKLNLIASGGISTFDEIPQLEEIGCEGVIIGKAIYEGRIEMKQLEKYIMNSY; encoded by the coding sequence ATGAGAATAATACCTGCCATTGATATAATAGATGGAAAATGTGTAAGACTTTCTAAGGGTGATTACAATACCAAGAAAATTTATAACGAAAATCCTTTAGAGGTTGCTAAGCAGTTTGAGTCTTACGGAATTAAGCATCTACATTTAGTGGATCTTGATGGTGCCAAATCCAAGCACATCGTCAATTATAAGATATTGGAGAAGATCGCCAGTAAAACTAAGCTAAGTATTGATTTTGGCGGTGGTTTGAAATCTGATAAAGACCTGCAAATAGCATTTGAATGTGGAGCGAAGCAAGTAACAGGAGGTAGTATTGCGGTAAAAGATCCTGATACTTTTATTTCTTGGTTAAACTTATATGGATCTGATAAGATTATCTTAGGTGCAGATGCAAATGATGAAAAAGTGGTTATAAGCGGATGGACAGAAGAATCTACGGAAGAATTGATCCCATTTATTAGAAGGTTTCAAAAATTAGGAGTTAAAAATGTGATCTGTACAGATATCTCAAAAGATGGAATGTTGCAGGGACCTTCATTCGAACTTTATAAAAAAATTTTAGCCCAAACTAATGGGATTGAAATGGGAATATCTTCTCCAGAACTAGAAGGATCAAACAAGCTAAATCTTATCGCATCTGGTGGAATTTCTACATTTGATGAAATTCCTCAATTAGAGGAAATTGGATGTGAGGGTGTTATAATTGGAAAAGCTATCTATGAAGGTAGAATTGAGATGAAACAGTTGGAAAAATATATCATGAACTCATACTAA